The nucleotide window GACGTCCAGTCAAAAAAGGTCTTCGGAATTTAGCAGGAACAATAACCCATGACGAATCACGGGCAATGCAGAAATGTATTGATGAGGAGTTTGAAAGGATTGAAGGAAGTTGGTAAATTAGCGTTAGATACCAATGCTGTCATCGCCTACCGGGAGGGTATTCCTGACGTATGTAACCAGGTCGA belongs to Methanoregula sp. and includes:
- a CDS encoding antitoxin family protein encodes the protein MTRAIEVVYENNVFKPIEPVEGIKEHERMVVIFSRRPVKKGLRNLAGTITHDESRAMQKCIDEEFERIEGSW